In one Bos mutus isolate GX-2022 chromosome 19, NWIPB_WYAK_1.1, whole genome shotgun sequence genomic region, the following are encoded:
- the NOG gene encoding noggin: MERCPSLGVTLYALVVVLGLRVAPAGGQHYLHIRPAPSDNLPLVDLIEHPDPIFDPKEKDLNETLLRSLLGGHYDPGFMATSPPEDRPGGGGVAAGGAEDLAELDQLLRQRPSGAMPSEIKALEFSEGLAPGKKQRLSKKLRRKLQMWLWSQTFCPVLYAWNDLGSRFWPRYVKVGSCFSKRSCSVPEGMVCKPSKSVHLTVLRWRCQRRGGQRCGWIPIQYPIISECKCSC; this comes from the coding sequence ATGGAGCGCTGCCCCAGCCTGGGGGTCACCCTCTACGCCCTGGTGGTGGTCCTGGGGCTGCGGGTGGCACCGGCCGGCGGCCAGCACTATCTCCACATCCGCCCGGCTCCCAGCGACAACCTGCCCCTGGTGGACCTCATCGAACACCCGGACCCTATCTTTGACCCCAAGGAGAAGGATCTGAACGAGACGCTGCTGCGCTCGCTGCTCGGGGGCCACTACGACCCGGGTTTCATGGCCACCTCGCCCCCCGAGGACcggccgggcgggggcggggtggcggCCGGGGGCGCCGAGGACCTAGCCGAGCTGGACCAGCTGCTGCGGCAGCGGCCGTCGGGGGCCATGCCGAGCGAGATCAAAGCGCTGGAGTTCTCCGAGGGCTTGGCCCCAGGCAAGAAGCAGCGCCTGAGCAAGAAGCTGCGGAGGAAGTTACAGATGTGGCTGTGGTCGCAGACCTTCTGCCCGGTGCTGTACGCGTGGAACGACCTGGGCAGCCGCTTCTGGCCGCGCTACGTGAAGGTGGGCAGCTGTTTCAGCAAGCGCTCGTGCTCGGTGCCCGAGGGCATGGTGTGCAAGCCGTCCAAGTCCGTGCACCTCACGGTGCTGCGGTGGCGCTGTCAGCGGCGCGGGGGCCAGCGCTGCGGCTGGATTCCCATCCAGTACCCCATCATTTCCGAGTGCAAGTGCTCATGCTAG